In Halorussus salilacus, the DNA window GCTCGAGTTCGGACCCATCGACCGCAATAGTCGGCAGGCCGTCGAGGAGATCGCTTGCCCACCGCCCGGCACTTTCGTGGGAGGTCCATTCGGTCGCGGGCGGGAATGGGGCGGTCAACTCCTCCATCCTATCGAACTCGGTGGTCGGGAGCGCATCGGCATATGTTCCCGTGACGGCATCACGGACTTCCGTGGCGGTCGACGAGGCTCGTTCTTCGAGGAGCGCGTCACGATAGACGGCGGCCAGCGAGCGGTCACTCGAAGTGAAGTCCGCGAGGTCGTCACGGAGTCGTTCCAGCTGCTCGCTCACCGCGTGGGGATCCTGGAGCATCTCAGTCGTCCCCTGCCCCCGGTTTTGGTGAAGGCGATCCCCCAGCGTCCGTGTGAGTGTCGGACACGACGTGGGACTCGCGGTCGGGCTTTTCGAGGTTGACCGTGTATTCCGTCATCGACTCGAACGTATCGTCGTGAGAGATGACGCAGAGCTGCTCGAACGCGTCGAGCCGTTCGAGCTGCCGGACGAGATTATTCTTCTTTTCGCTGTCAAGGTTGGCGGTTGGTTCATCGAGGAAGGCGATATCGAGCGGGCTCACCCGCTCCATGATCGCCAATCGCACCGCCAGCGCAGCGGCCATCTTCTCACCTCCCGAAAGGTTTCCGAACGGCTTGTGCTGACTACCGTCCTGAACGACGATTTGGTAGGTCTCGTCCCACGTTAGGCTCTCGCGACCGGTCCCCCGGAGCGTCTGGTAGATCTGGTTGGCGCGTTCGCCGATCCGACTGGCGATCAGTTCGCGCATCTTCGGGCCGGCATCCCGAACGCCATTTCGGACCGTCTTGGCGAACTTGATATCCCGCTCCAGCTGAACGTGCGTCTCCTTCCACCGCTCCAGCTGCTCGGCAACGGTTTCGAGTCTCTGGAGTTCGCTACTCAGTTCGTCGAGAGTCTCCCGTGCCTCGTCAAGTCTCGTGTCAAGTTGTGTCTCGCGGCTATCGAGGCAGTCGACTCGGTCGTCCAGTTCGGCGTGCCGATCGGCGTCGAACTTAGCCTTGACTCGCCTCAGTTCACTTTCGGCTGCTCTGCGTTCGCGTTCCGCGGTTTCGATGTCCTTGTATAGCTCGATAACCCGTTCGCGACGGTCGTCCACACGCTCGGCCTCCGCTTCGTTCCGGACGTAGCGGTCGTGTGCGTCCTCAGTCTCATCTTTGATCTCCCGTTGCTCGGCAATCTGTTCGTTGAGGTCCCCGAATTCCGACGCCAGTTGTCGCTCCAGCCGGGCAGCTTCCCAGGCAGTCCGGTACAGCTCTTCGCGGGCGTCCTCGATCTGATCAATCGCCTCCCGTTTGTTCTCGTACTCGAACTGAGCCCGTTCGTAGGCCTCGTGATCGTCCTCGATTTCGTCCTGTTCAGCGCAAAGCTCGTCCAACTGGTCCGCAAGCGGTTCTAGCTCAGCCCGCTCGTCAGTAAGGGACTCGCGTTCTGCCTCGAGTTCGTCGACGGCATCCTCCAACTCGGCGAGCCGATCTCGCGCCGCATCGAGCCCAGCGACTGCCTGCTGAGCCTTCTTCGCCGCGTCGAGCCCTGCCCGGACAGCCGGCAGTCGAGCCTCGGCAGCGGCAATCTCGGCTTCCGCCTCTGTTATTTGTTCCTCAATCGTCTCGACGATTCTGTCTCGGGTGTCGGCGTCCAGCGGCCGGTCGCAGGTCGGACAGGTTTCCCCCTCCTCGTGCTCGTGGTCACCGCCGTCGCTATCCCTGTCGAAATCAACAGCAATCAGACGATCACGCTGGTCTGTCAGGTCCTCTGTTTCGGCCTGCCGTGTCTCGATGGTCGCCTCCATATCGGCGCGCATCGAGTCGAGTTCTGGTGCCTCTTCGGCGAACGACCGTTTGTCCTCGAGTTCCGAAATGTGATCACGCTGCTCGGAAACTTTCGCTTCGGCCTCGGGGAAATTCGTGTCATCGATCTCCGTGATTCGTACGTCGATTTCCTCGATCCGCTCGGCTGCATCTCGTGCCTCCTCTATTTTCTTATCAAGTTCCTCGTATCGCTCGTGGGACGCTTCAAGCTCGGCCATCCGGTCATCGGCTTCCCGCGCGGCCTCAGCTCGGTCATGAAGATCATCGTACTCACGCTTAGCCTCGCGGTAGCTATCGACGGCCTTCTCCAGTTCGGCTTCGAGATCGTCACGCTCCGCTTCCCGCTCACGTAATTCCGAGAGTCGTTCGTCCGCCTCACGGAACCGCCGGTGGGAGTCGGCAGTCTCATCGACGACTTCGGCAGCCTTGCGGGCGTCTTGAAGATCAGTTCTAGCCGTGTCGAGTTGCCCGAGATTCCCCTCAACCCGACTCTCGGCGCTCTCGATGGTTCGGTCGAGTTCGTCCCGACGTTGTTTCAGATCGTCCAGCTCCGAGAACTCCTCCTTCGCGTCAGCAAGCTTCGACTGGACCCCTTCGAGTTCGTCGCCGAGTTTCTCGACTTCCGTCTCCTGTTCGTCGACGGCCTCCCGCTGCTCTGGGAGATCCTCAACGACCCCCTCGAGCCTGCTAATCCGCTCCTTTGCAGTCTGCTTGCGGGACTCCAGTTCATCGACGGGCTGTTTCAAGTTGTGTGTGCTCTGGGTACTCCACGCCTGTTCGTAGACATCGATTCCAAGTAGCGGATCGAACTGCTTTTTCCGTATCCCCTTCCTTGCCCGGAAGTCCGAGAGGAACTGCGTCTGTGGCACTCCTATGCAGTTTTCCCAGAGTGTCGATAGATCGACGTCACCTTCACCGTCTAGCCCGAACGTTCTCCTGAGCCAGTTGACGACTTCTTCCTTCTTGCCGAGCTCAAGTTCCGCGTCGGCGGTCTCGTCGACTACGGAGTAGGTCCCACTCGTTCCCCTCTGGACCGTGTACGTCCGTCCGTCCATCTCGAATCTCACCCAGACTGTCCCCGAGGATTCCCCCTCTCGGACGAACTCGTCTTGATTGTATGGTAGTGAGTCGAATAACGCCCATCCGACTGCCTCGGCAACAGTCGATTTACCGGCCCCATTCTCACCGAGGATTGCCGTCACGCCCTCGCCAAGTCCGACAGTTGTCTTGTCGTCGTAGCTCTTGATCCGTTCGAGCCGAACATCGGTCAACCGCATTAGTCCTCACCTCTCTCAGCCGTCATTGGAGTGTCGGCTTTCACGTCCTCACCCTCGTGGTCGGGGTCGCCGTCCGTGTCCGAAGTGGTCGCCCGCTGGGCGGCCTCAATGGGGTCGACATTCTCACCCGCCTGGACAGCCGCGAACGTTTCCGCGTCGACCCCGCCCGCATCTGCCTGGTCCGCTACGTCGTCGAACTCGGGGTCGACGGCACCGACCCCATCCGCGAATACTTCCTGACGGCGCCGCTGGAGGTAGTCAGCGACCGACTCGCCACTCGCGCCTTCCTCGATGACCAATTCCTTCGCGCGAGCTAGCACCTCCGCAGTCGCTTCCGGGTCCTCGGCGTACGGGGTCTGCTCGGCGACAGTTGTGAACACTTCTCCTTCCAGCACCTCCGTCCTGAGCGTCCCCGTATCGGTGAACACGGCGTCTTCGTCCAGCCCTTCGACGAGGTCAAGGATCTCGGCCGTAGTGACACTCACCTTCGTCTGGACGTGGATCGGGTTGGTTGTGTCGAAGATTTTAGACTCTAGGGCATCCACGTCGAGGTCGCGTCGATCGAATTCCAGATGACCTTGGATGCGGAAGTCAATCACTGGGGCACGCGGGGTTCCGTCGCTCGTCGCGTACTCCTCGGCTGAGCAGAAGTCCACCACGTCAGATTGTTCATCGGCGACCGCTTCGTCGAACGCCTCGGCGAGATTGGCCCAGGACTCATAGCCGTCCACATCCCAGTCGTACGAGTAGAACGGTCGTCGCTTGCTAGTGTGGTGGTGTGGCTCGATACTGTCCCGCTCGATGTCTGTCACGTAGTACCCGAGGTTCCAGCGTGCCTCCTGCGTGTCGTGAGCTTCGAGCGAGCCGGGATTGAAGAACCACGGTTCGTCGGCAGGCCCCTCGTACGGCTTGTGGATGTGCCCGAGCGCGAGGTAATCCACCAATCCCTCGAACTGCTGGAGCGTGGTGTATCGAACGGACGCACCGAGATCCGGGACCTCGTCGACGACACCAAAGTGCGCCATCAGCACAGTGTGTGCCGGCTCGCCGGCCCGGTTGTTCACCGCCTCAATGGCGGTGCGTGCCTGATCGAGTGCCGTATCGATGTACCCGCCCCGATACTCCAATCCGAACACCCGGACAGGGGCATCAAAGGCCGGGACATCGAGATCGACGTATCCGGGAACCGTTCCGTCGACCCCGGTCCCCACATTTTCCTCTGCAGATGCCAGGGAGGGGAAGAGGTCTTCGACGGGCCGTTCGCCGCCACTAACGCCTTCGAAGTCCGGTTGGAGGAGTGTGATCACGTCGCGCTGGTGGAGGTACTCGAGCCACGTCATCGCTCGCCGATTGAGGTTCTGGTCGTGGTTCCCGGGCGAGACCAACACGGGGATATCGTCAGGGACGACCTCGAAGGCCTTCTCAGCGCTTTCGAGGATACTCGGGCGCAGGTCTCGCGAGTGGAATAGGTCACCCGGGATGAGGATGGCGTCGACCTCGTGTTTATTGACGCCCTCTTGCAGTGTCTTCCGGAACGTGAGGAACATGTCGCCCTGTCGTTTTTTGACGTTGTACTGCCGGTGACCGAGGTGTACGTCGGCCGCGTGGAGTAAACGGTAATTCATGATTGGATAATAGAGGCAGCGACTGAATCAGTCGGATCGTGCGAAACTATCGAACTGCAACATAGGCTACCAGTTACAAGAGAGATACTTAATCCTCCTGTAACCAAAGTGAAAGTGAACGTTGTCAATTGGTACATAGTCTAAATTTCGAATCTTGAATTGGTGTCAGAATAGACACTGGAGAATCAGATGTGTTTGCAGTCAACTTCGAAGCGGACTACGAGGCTGGGGACCTGATCATGACTGTTGAAAGAGCAGCCGAGTCCTGAAAATCGACTGCCGTGAGAAGAGGTTTTTCGAGCGCCGGCGATGGGTGCCAGCGCATCACGTAGTGACGCAGTGTGCAGTCGCGTGCGTCGGCAGACGACGGTGAAAACCGATGCATATGGTCATTTACACCCTGATAGAGGAATCGACGCGAGACGACGCAGTGGCCACCGGCAAAGCAGTGTTCGATCGGCTGGTTGGAGCCGATCCGCACGCTGGCGCCGTATTCGACTACTTCGTCACGTTCGATCAAGAAGGCACGACGGTGGCAGGGAAAGCCCGTTGGGGCGACCTCCCAGTTGCAGCGCGCGTAGACTCTGATCAAGGCCAGGAACTCCTGGAGCGCGGTTGGGACGCGACGAAGAGCGAGTTCCAGCGGAATCTCAATCGAGTACAGGAGGCGCTCGACGAGCTTAGCGATGATGAGATAATGCGTGATGAGAACCTCGCCCGGCATGCCTTCCATCAAGTCGGTGCCTACGACGGTCCCTCGATTTTCCTGTACGACCAACACGGTTGCGGGATTCGCCACCGAGACCAGCTGGATCGCATCGTCGACGAGAGTGACGAGCTCTGGATCGTTCCGGCGGACGTCCACTTCTAAGGAGCCCTAGATATGCCTTAAATCCCAAACTGGACCCGATTTTCTCGGGTCCCAAGTCTTGAGTATCAAAATATGGTGACTGGAGTCCGAGCAATCCGCCATCGCCCACCGGACTCGTACGTTCACAAGTGGCATGCGTCGATCCTCATTGACGGCTAACCTGTTTGGTCGCAAGGGTTCTCGACGTACTCAATAGACATAGCGAGGCGTTGTTCGAATTTCTGTGGTGTCCTGTCTGCGACATAATGTTCAGTCACATTCCCTTCGAGGGCACATCCTGCAAGCAGTGTAACACACAGATACAGCTCCAAGAGCCCCGAGAAAAGCGAGGCCAGAGGAGGCTATCTTTGCACTATTTACTACGGACACCACGTGGAACCTCCACGTCGACGAGAAGCATCAACGCGATTTTCCCGGTGGATCCGCGCGGGTGTAAGTCGTCGGTGCACCCAGTACTTACGAAGCGGACTGGTGGAGTCCCAACCCTGGTGAAGACTGGGAACCAGCTGAGCGCGGCGAGTTTGACAATATAGTGTTGGGTGGTATTTGGTGAGAATGATCGGTGTGAGAGTCCCCTGGAAGAGTTATTCGGCCGCTGTTAGACCATATTTCCCCTACATTTATGATAATCGGTTTAGCATGTTGGATCAGTAATGGCCGCTCGTTCCATGCGGGCTGATCTCAACGAACAGTTCTCCGACGATGTCGAGGAGGCATTTGTTTACTACTCGCGCCGATTTTCACGGCCCCAAGTGGAGAAACTGGCCAAGCTTGAGTCAGTAGACTTGGAAAAGGAGAGTATCGAGGATGACTGCAAGAAACTGTACGAAGAAGGAGTTCTCCAAGAATTTCACGAGTACAACGCCGAGTTAGACGGGATCGGTCCCAGCACGATCGTCGAAGGAATCCGGGCGATTGACCGGGACAAGATGAAGATCCTCTCTGACACAGAGATGCACGATAAAACCGCTCTCCTCCTCCGATTCTACGAATGGGACTGGAAAGACAAGCTGGAACTGATTCAGGCTCTTAAGACATTCAAGAATAAGCGGACCTACCAACGAGAGGAGATTGATGGCGACAAGAAATACGATGATCTCACGGACAATGAGGTCGAGCAACTAGAGCGGATTCTGAAGGAGAATATCTCTGAAGCGAATGAGAGACGGAAATACAAGGCCCGACTCAACAGCGTGAACCTGCTCGGCGAGAACGAGGTCATTGCCAAGTTGGATATCGAGTACAAGTCAGGGAATTTCCGCCAGTTCAAGTTCCGACAGAACGAGAACTTAGACTACAAAGACGATGGAGGCCGCGATGTAGAGCCCAAACAATATTGGCCTATCGCTACCCGGTATATCCACGTCGACTACGAAAACGACGAATACGATCACAACATTAGACGGTCAGAGGAAGACTTCGTCAATCCTGTTCTCTCAGCTCTCTACGACTCCGTTGACTACGGAGACAACGTCAGATTTGTCGATCCCGTGGAACACGCTGATAAGACTCCGAAAGAGTTCGTGGAGGACCGCGTTGACAAGCAGAAAGAGGTGGTCGAGGATTCCAGTCTTGAGGATGAAGAAAAGGACGAATACAAAGAAATCCTTGACGACTTCAGCACCGCAGAACAGACCGCAATAGTCCTTGAAAACGTCAACGTTCCCGGAGACCCCACAAGGATCGAGATCCAGACGAACCAGCCGATACAGTCGTTTGCCGATGGGAACAATATGAAATCCCAGTTGGACAAATTCAATAAGAAGAGTCAACGCCGAGAATATACTCTTGAACTCGGAAATCGAGAAATCCAGGTTAGCGGCACTAAAATGACGATATTCGGCGACGTCAGCAAAGAGGAGGAGGAGATGATCACCTCGATCCTCCGTGAGGATTCATCATGAGTGAGAAGGCCGTTGCGGCGTTAGAGTACGATTTCGAGGACCAATTAGCTCCAAGCGATGTTTCAGAGGAGACCAAGGAAAATCCGTATTTTACTCGAGTTGAACGGGAGAATATCAATTGCCCTGAGCCGGACTGTAACAAGAAATGCCAGGTGACAGTACTTGACGGCGAAACTGTGTTCTTCTGTCGCAAGGGCCACAAAAACCCGTACAACGAAGATTATCACATCTACTGGAAAGTAGACTCTTTGAACGCCGTTGAGGAGCTGATAACGGGGTTTGAGTTGGACACCGAGTTAGAGCAGAAGGGCCGCCTGATTGGCGCCGATTTAGCGGGAAAATCTCTCCTCATGGTACCGGGGGAATTTCGGGATGACATCTTTCAGAATATAGCAGGAGAACTCAGAGACAACAGGAACCTCTGCGTGATTGCTTTCCGGGAAGACACTAAGAACAGCATCAAGCCACTTATTGACCGATTCGGTGGGCTCTCAATGGTCATCGCTCCTCCCTCCTTAGACCGGAAGATCTCTAACTTTGACTCCATGGTCGAGATCAGAGACAAGATTGAAGAGGAATATGCATTCACCCGAGACGATGTCCCCGAAGACCTCGTCAAGAAGATTCACGATAACCCGCAGTATGTCATGGGAGCATTAGCAGACTTTGAGAAGATTGAGGCCAGCAAAGAGAAGCGAGAAGAACTGGAGAAGATCTGCGCTCTCACGTTCTCCCAGCTTATGGATTGTCCGTTGAATTCTCTAGGGATGGAGGACCGCGGGAATCGAATCCCAGATGGTTTCGGCTTCATCTTCGATGATGAGAACAACAATAGCCCGTTGCTGGTCTTGGACTCTAAGAGCGTTAGCAGTAGTCGACGGGACTATCCCAAGATCACTGAGAAGGACGGCCCTCAATACAGGAAATACTTGGAGATAATCATCGATATCTGCCATGCAAGGCAAATCGAGGGGAAAGCAATCGTCTTCATCTCCCCCGAGTTCAAAATCAGCAAAATCGAGGATTTCTTGGACGAGTTAGAGCGATCGAAGTTCGACGACTACAATGTCGTCTTCATGAACCTAGAAGCGGTCATAACACTGGTTCTCTTCCGCAGTTCACTGGCTTCAGACCGGAAAGTCCGTCTAAACCGGGGGAGGTGGCATGGTCTTCTCTACGACCTATTCATGGATCCTGATTTTGAGCGAGAAGAGCAAGACTATGAACTGGAGCGGCAACAAGGCCTGATTATGACGCCATCCCTTATCCAACAGCACTTCTCGAATAATTTAATTGATCAACGGAACCGAGAGCGAATCCTAGAAACTGTCGAAGAAGAACTACGAGAGTTCGTCCCGGAATAAGAACTCGGGTCGTATTACGACTGAAAAGACCAAACTTGCTAAGCGCGAAGACTATTGGTTAATAATACATCTTCATCGTCATTCTGCGACCATAGGCCAGTTTTTCACCCCCTGAGGGGTGCGGGGGTGCTCAAACGAGTACCTTCGAACAGACCCATGAGTAGAACTATCGACTCACAGTCGCTCCAACAGAGAAGCCAGAGAAGTGACCGCGACATCGTCTACGTCGGGTACCGACAGCGAGGGCGGGCCGTCGTGGAGAAGCTACCTGAACAAGAACGCCTCACTCCAGACCGAAGCCTCAAGCTGGTAAACCACAGTCCCTCGGGGTTCGAATGGGGATACAGTGGGAGTGGGCCAGCGCAGCTCGCACTCGCTCTCCTGCTCGACTACACCGAGGACGAAGAATTTGCGCTAACGCATTACACCCAGTTCAAGAACGAGGTAGTGAGTCAACTGGAGTGCGCCAGTCCCACAGAGCATTGGCGACTCACCAGTAGCGAGATTGAGTCCACCCTGGGCGTGAACGCCCCAGAGGTTCTCGCAACGTCTGCAGGACGGTGAGATTGCCTGTTACAGGCTGCACGGATAACCCAAGGACGGCGTCTGATAGAATCGTGTTTTTACCCTCGGGAGGGGTGCGAGGACCTTCCAATAGTCCTCGTGGGAATAAAATGTCTGACTCGAAGCAACCAGCCACCGACTCGGCAGAATCGGCAATGAACGGAGATCAAACGGAGCGAACAGAGCACGTCAAGCGCACTGATGTTGGTGTCTCGCTGACCGTGAAACTCAAACGCGGAACCGGGACGCGAGATGAAGACCAGATCAAAGCCAAGGTGAAGGCGAAAACGCTGGAAGACGCCCGCAAGGATATGGAGACGCTTCGCGAGTACATCCACGACCTCGCCGAAGACGCTCGCCAAATCCAGCCAGTAGACCCACACGAAGAGTAATTCTTTTGTCTGTTGCACAGAATTGTGTAACCATAGGATGTACGAAGTGTGCGGTGAGAAGGAACTCAAGGTCATTCTCGCGCTTGACCCAGGGGATTCCATCTCCGGCGTCGCGCGGAAGATCGACGAGAACCGGGAGACGATT includes these proteins:
- a CDS encoding AAA family ATPase, with the translated sequence MRLTDVRLERIKSYDDKTTVGLGEGVTAILGENGAGKSTVAEAVGWALFDSLPYNQDEFVREGESSGTVWVRFEMDGRTYTVQRGTSGTYSVVDETADAELELGKKEEVVNWLRRTFGLDGEGDVDLSTLWENCIGVPQTQFLSDFRARKGIRKKQFDPLLGIDVYEQAWSTQSTHNLKQPVDELESRKQTAKERISRLEGVVEDLPEQREAVDEQETEVEKLGDELEGVQSKLADAKEEFSELDDLKQRRDELDRTIESAESRVEGNLGQLDTARTDLQDARKAAEVVDETADSHRRFREADERLSELREREAERDDLEAELEKAVDSYREAKREYDDLHDRAEAAREADDRMAELEASHERYEELDKKIEEARDAAERIEEIDVRITEIDDTNFPEAEAKVSEQRDHISELEDKRSFAEEAPELDSMRADMEATIETRQAETEDLTDQRDRLIAVDFDRDSDGGDHEHEEGETCPTCDRPLDADTRDRIVETIEEQITEAEAEIAAAEARLPAVRAGLDAAKKAQQAVAGLDAARDRLAELEDAVDELEAERESLTDERAELEPLADQLDELCAEQDEIEDDHEAYERAQFEYENKREAIDQIEDAREELYRTAWEAARLERQLASEFGDLNEQIAEQREIKDETEDAHDRYVRNEAEAERVDDRRERVIELYKDIETAERERRAAESELRRVKAKFDADRHAELDDRVDCLDSRETQLDTRLDEARETLDELSSELQRLETVAEQLERWKETHVQLERDIKFAKTVRNGVRDAGPKMRELIASRIGERANQIYQTLRGTGRESLTWDETYQIVVQDGSQHKPFGNLSGGEKMAAALAVRLAIMERVSPLDIAFLDEPTANLDSEKKNNLVRQLERLDAFEQLCVISHDDTFESMTEYTVNLEKPDRESHVVSDTHTDAGGSPSPKPGAGDD
- a CDS encoding DUF7568 family protein — translated: MPNWTRFSRVPSLEYQNMVTGVRAIRHRPPDSYVHKWHASILIDG
- a CDS encoding DUF6166 domain-containing protein, which encodes MSRTIDSQSLQQRSQRSDRDIVYVGYRQRGRAVVEKLPEQERLTPDRSLKLVNHSPSGFEWGYSGSGPAQLALALLLDYTEDEEFALTHYTQFKNEVVSQLECASPTEHWRLTSSEIESTLGVNAPEVLATSAGR
- a CDS encoding metallophosphoesterase family protein; translation: MNYRLLHAADVHLGHRQYNVKKRQGDMFLTFRKTLQEGVNKHEVDAILIPGDLFHSRDLRPSILESAEKAFEVVPDDIPVLVSPGNHDQNLNRRAMTWLEYLHQRDVITLLQPDFEGVSGGERPVEDLFPSLASAEENVGTGVDGTVPGYVDLDVPAFDAPVRVFGLEYRGGYIDTALDQARTAIEAVNNRAGEPAHTVLMAHFGVVDEVPDLGASVRYTTLQQFEGLVDYLALGHIHKPYEGPADEPWFFNPGSLEAHDTQEARWNLGYYVTDIERDSIEPHHHTSKRRPFYSYDWDVDGYESWANLAEAFDEAVADEQSDVVDFCSAEEYATSDGTPRAPVIDFRIQGHLEFDRRDLDVDALESKIFDTTNPIHVQTKVSVTTAEILDLVEGLDEDAVFTDTGTLRTEVLEGEVFTTVAEQTPYAEDPEATAEVLARAKELVIEEGASGESVADYLQRRRQEVFADGVGAVDPEFDDVADQADAGGVDAETFAAVQAGENVDPIEAAQRATTSDTDGDPDHEGEDVKADTPMTAERGED
- a CDS encoding DUF7389 domain-containing protein, which gives rise to MSDSKQPATDSAESAMNGDQTERTEHVKRTDVGVSLTVKLKRGTGTRDEDQIKAKVKAKTLEDARKDMETLREYIHDLAEDARQIQPVDPHEE